Proteins found in one Methylobacterium sp. CB376 genomic segment:
- a CDS encoding AMP-binding protein, with product MSAAATYEAFRSGFRWRIPERYNIAVDVCDRWAAADPQRPALLDVSADGRVETWSFAALREASDRFANALRALGIARGDRVAVLLPQSPAVLIAHLAVYKLGAVALPLAVVFGPDALLHRLGDSGAKAVVTHAGGVAKLLPLRDALPELALVVSTDGPGDGALGFAALLEAAAPALAPVETGPDDPALMIYTSGTTGPPKGALHGHRVLLGHLPGFAMMHDFMPRPGDRMWTPADWAWAGGLLNALLPSLHHGVAVVARKAEKFEPEEALRLIADHAVANAFVPPTALRMLRTVARPRARFDLSRLRTLASAGEMLGPETFAWARDALGLTVNEAYGQTECNLVLASCAALGLARAGSTGKPVPGHRVAVIRPDGTAADPDEIGQIAVARPDPVMFLGYWRDEAATARKFLGDWMTTGDQGRVDADGYVHFVGRDDDVITSSGYRIGPGEIEDCLLRHPAVALAAAVGKPDPVRTEIVKAFVVLRPGFAASAALATEIQDFVRRHLSAHEYPREIAFRSSLPLTTTGKIIRRVLRDEG from the coding sequence GTGAGCGCGGCCGCCACCTACGAGGCGTTCCGCTCCGGGTTCCGCTGGCGGATCCCGGAGCGCTACAACATCGCGGTCGACGTCTGCGACCGCTGGGCGGCGGCGGATCCGCAGCGACCGGCCCTCCTCGACGTCTCGGCGGACGGCCGGGTCGAGACCTGGAGCTTCGCGGCCCTGCGCGAGGCCTCCGACCGCTTCGCCAACGCGCTCCGGGCGCTCGGAATCGCCCGCGGCGACCGGGTGGCGGTGCTGCTGCCGCAATCGCCCGCCGTGCTGATCGCGCATCTCGCGGTCTACAAGCTCGGGGCCGTGGCGCTGCCGCTCGCGGTGGTGTTCGGCCCGGACGCGCTCCTCCACCGCCTCGGCGATTCCGGGGCGAAGGCCGTCGTCACCCATGCGGGCGGGGTCGCCAAGCTCCTGCCCCTGCGCGACGCGCTGCCCGAGCTCGCCCTCGTCGTCTCGACGGACGGGCCGGGGGACGGCGCGCTCGGCTTCGCCGCGCTCCTGGAGGCCGCCGCGCCGGCCCTCGCACCGGTCGAGACCGGCCCCGACGACCCGGCGCTGATGATCTACACCTCGGGCACGACGGGGCCGCCCAAGGGCGCGCTCCACGGGCACCGGGTGCTGCTCGGCCACCTGCCGGGCTTCGCCATGATGCATGACTTCATGCCGCGCCCGGGCGACCGGATGTGGACCCCGGCCGACTGGGCCTGGGCCGGCGGCCTCCTCAACGCGCTGCTGCCGAGCCTGCATCACGGGGTGGCGGTGGTGGCGCGCAAGGCCGAGAAGTTCGAGCCCGAGGAGGCGCTGCGGCTGATCGCGGACCACGCGGTCGCCAACGCCTTCGTGCCGCCGACGGCCCTGCGGATGCTGCGCACGGTGGCGCGGCCGCGCGCCCGGTTCGACCTCTCGCGCCTGCGCACCCTCGCCTCGGCGGGGGAGATGCTCGGGCCGGAGACCTTCGCCTGGGCGCGGGACGCCCTCGGCCTGACGGTCAACGAGGCCTACGGCCAGACCGAGTGCAACCTCGTCCTGGCCTCCTGCGCGGCGCTCGGCCTCGCCCGGGCCGGCTCGACGGGCAAGCCCGTCCCGGGCCACCGGGTCGCGGTGATCCGCCCGGACGGGACGGCGGCGGATCCCGACGAGATCGGCCAGATCGCGGTGGCGCGGCCCGACCCGGTGATGTTCCTGGGCTACTGGCGCGACGAGGCGGCGACCGCGCGGAAATTCCTCGGTGACTGGATGACGACGGGCGACCAGGGGCGGGTGGACGCGGACGGCTACGTGCACTTCGTCGGGCGCGACGACGACGTCATCACCTCGTCGGGCTACCGGATCGGGCCGGGCGAGATCGAGGATTGCCTCCTGCGCCATCCGGCGGTGGCCCTCGCGGCGGCGGTGGGCAAGCCCGATCCGGTGCGGACCGAGATCGTCAAGGCCTTCGTGGTGCTGCGGCCCGGCTTCGCCGCCTCCGCCGCGCTGGCGACCGAGATCCAGGATTTCGTGCGCCGGCACCTCTCGGCCCACGAATATCCCCGCGAGATCGCGTTCCGCTCCAGCCTGCCGCTCACCACGACGGGGAAGATCATCCGGAGGGTGCTGCGGGACGAGGGCTGA
- a CDS encoding response regulator — protein sequence MATILLVDDEESIRGFLKRGLEMDGHSVVTAVDGSDGLDRLSEAEGAFDLMLTDIRMPLMDGIALALAAKRDYPQLTILLMTGFADQRERARGLDAIVSDVLTKPFTLADMRATVRRALTAEARCAG from the coding sequence ATGGCGACCATCCTGCTTGTCGACGACGAGGAGTCGATCCGGGGCTTTCTCAAGCGGGGCCTCGAGATGGACGGGCATTCGGTGGTGACGGCGGTCGACGGCAGCGACGGGCTCGACCGCCTGTCGGAGGCGGAGGGCGCCTTCGACCTGATGCTGACCGACATCCGCATGCCGCTGATGGACGGCATCGCGCTGGCGCTGGCGGCCAAGCGCGACTATCCGCAACTCACCATCCTGCTGATGACCGGCTTCGCCGACCAGCGCGAGCGCGCCCGCGGCCTCGACGCCATCGTGTCGGACGTGCTCACCAAGCCCTTCACCCTGGCCGACATGCGCGCGACCGTGCGGCGGGCGCTGACGGCGGAGGCGCGCTGCGCGGGGTGA